The proteins below come from a single Candidozyma auris chromosome 3, complete sequence genomic window:
- a CDS encoding chaperonin-containing T-complex subunit CCT4 — protein sequence MAAVQSKNPSNATFKDKEKPQEVRKSNILAARAVSDAIRTSLGPKGMDKMIKTKDGKIIISNDGATILKHMAILHPAARMLVDLSAAQDVEAGDGTTSVAILAGSLLGAAEKLLNKGIHPTIVGESFQRAAARVCEVYLEMSHKISLKDREILIKAASTSLSSKIVSQHSALLSPLSVDSVLKVMNEYHDNVDLNDIRLIKKVGGTIDDTELVDGVVLTQNVLKSAGGPSRMEKARIGLIQFQLSPPKPDMENNVVVNDYRQMDKILKEERAYLLNICKKIKKAKCNVLLIQKSILRDAVNDLALHFLAKLNIMVIKDIERDEVEFLTKATGCKPIADVDNFTEDRLGAAELVDEIESSGSKIVKITGVNPKNTRPTVSVVIRGANQLVLDEAERSIHDALCVVRCLVKEKALIAGGGAPEIEASRVLFKEANQLSGVEHFVYQVFAQALEVIPTTLAENAGLNPINVVTDLRNRHEKGEKNAGISVRRHGASNTFTENVLQPVLVSTSAITLAAETVKSILRIDDITFSR from the coding sequence ATGGCTGCTGTTCAATCGAAAAACCCTTCCAATGCCACTTTCAAGGATAAGGAAAAGCCTCAGGAAGTGAGAAAGTCGAACATTCTCGCTGCCAGAGCCGTCAGTGACGCCATCAGAACCTCCTTGGGTCCTAAGGGTATGGACAAGATGATCAAAACCAAGGACGGCAAAATCATCATTTCGAACGATGGTGCCACAATTCTTAAACACATGGCTATTTTACACCCAGCTGCACGTATGTTGGTGGACTTGTCTGCTGCACAAGACGTTGAGGCTGGTGATGGTACTACATCTGTAGCCATTTTGGCAGGGTCTCTTTTGGGTGCCGCTGAgaaattgttgaacaagGGTATCCACCCAACCATTGTTGGGGAAAGCTTTCAACGTGCTGCTGCACGTGTTTGTGAGGTTTACTTGGAGATGTCTCACAAAATTTCCTTGAAGGATAGGGAgatcttgatcaaggccGCGTCTACCTCGTTATCCTCCAAAATCGTTTCTCAGCACTCAGCATTGTTGTCTCCTCTCTCGGTAGACTCTGTGCTCAAAGTCATGAATGAATACCACGATAATGTCGACTTGAACGATATCCGCCTCATCAAGAAAGTAGGCGGCACCATTGACGACACTGAATTAGTGGATGGTGTTGTGCTTACACAGAATGTTTTGAAATCTGCTGGCGGCCCCTCCCGGATGGAAAAGGCCCGTATTGGCTTAATACAATTTCAATTGTCCCCACCCAAACCAGACATGGAGAACAATGTGGTCGTTAACGATTACAGACAAATGGACAAGAttctcaaggaagagagagCATATTTGCTTAATATTTGcaagaagataaagaaaGCTAAGTGTAATGTCTTACTTATTCAAAAGTCTATTTTAAGAGACGCCGTGAATGATTTGGCATTGCATTTCCTTGCGAAATTGAATATCATGGTCATCAAAGACATTGAAAGAGACGAGGTTGAGTTTTTGACGAAAGCCACTGGCTGCAAGCCAATCGCAGATGTGGACAACTTCACTGAGGATAGATTAGGTGCAGCTGAGCTCGTCGATGAAATAGAGTCGTCTGGATCCAAGATCGTTAAAATCACAGGTGTCAACCCAAAGAATACCCGCCCAACTGTCTCTGTGGTTATTCGTGGCGCCAACCAACTAGTTTTGGATGAAGCCGAAAGATCGATTCACGACGCACTTTGTGTGGTCAGATGTTTAGTGAAGGAAAAGGCTTTGATTGCTGGCGGTGGTGCTCCAGAGATCGAGGCTTCCAGAGTGCTCTTCAAGGAGGCCAACCAATTAAGTGGTGTTGAGCACTTCGTTTACCAAGTTTTTGCACAGGCATTGGAGGTGATTCCAACCACGCTAGCCGAGAATGCTGGTTTGAATCCTATCAATGTTGTGACTGACTTGAGAAATAGACACGAAAAAGGGGAGAAAAACGCAGGCATCTCTGTCAGAAGACATGGCGCTTCTAACACATTCACCGAAAATGTTTTACAACCAGTTCTTGTCTCTACTAGTGCTATCACATTGGCTGCTGAGACTGTGAAATCCATTTTACGTATAGATGACATCACCTTCAGCCGTTAG
- the SAS10 gene encoding rRNA-processing protein SAS10: MSQEISDNELDAFDAGNEKVLLEQAGDYLRQKDSEDEDSEEEVLGLQNEVASESDKDESSDEEMDDGEIQSGEDDSDAEGWGSKKNYYGGEEDSDDDREMTEEALRQQKKHLQALAMDDFVDEEMMEDWTRKAKDHDAQDTKEIVISDEKIDFEQLDDEEKMKVLNGSFPELVPLLKEFTSLTPTLEGFEAETKTSPSMQAKLVALRAYLASISSYFALLMERLRGSDRHTSMKDEPVMESILQSREVWRQANELSVEEIGDIAEESGSGAEESEIEEQELDEQADQERILTDSESENDQEEPPSDSETKGIKSASHIDISKPRVIKTAPLTNGTGDYSEQTAIDAGDLLDKQRRKKSLRFYTSKINKASQKGNPDEQFAGDADLPYKERLYERQQRLMEEARKRGLGGKDSMGDDLDGKDPASGDERDIYDTNDVNGEDYYENMKNARDAKKQARRSAHLEAKKAAREGKLADMAETADENGKRALNFQILKNKGLTPNRKNDNRNARVKKRKKYETAKKKLKSVRQVYDQNNRGPYEGEKTGIKKGMSRSVKLV, translated from the coding sequence ATGTCTCAGGAAATCTCAGATAATGAGCTCGATGCCTTTGATGCGGGCAATGAAAAAGTCTTACTAGAGCAAGCGGGCGACTATCTTCGTCAAAAGGATTCTGAGGATGAGGAttctgaggaggaggtgCTTGGACTTCAAAACGAAGTGGCCTCCGAGAGTGATAAGGATGAGAGTAGTGACGAAGAGATGGATGACGGCGAGATTCAATCTGGTGAAGACGACTCCGATGCTGAAGGTTGGGgatcaaaaaagaactACTATGGCGGCGAAGAAGatagtgatgatgatagGGAGATGACTGAGGAGGCTCTTAGacagcagaagaaacaCTTGCAAGCGCTTGCGATGGATGACTTTGTGGATGAAGAGATGATGGAGGATTGGACACGTAAGGCAAAGGACCATGACGCTCAAGATACTAAAGAAATTGTTATTTCAGATGAGAAAATAGACTTCGAACAGTTGgacgatgaggagaagatgaaggtATTGAATGGATCTTTTCCGGAATTGGTGCCCCTTTTGAAAGAGTTTACTAGTCTAACGCCCACGTTAGAAGGATTTGAGGCAGAGACAAAGACGTCCCCACTGATGCAAGCAAAGCTCGTGGCCTTGAGAGCGTACTTGGCTTCGATCTCCTCATATTTCGCTTTGCTCATGGAAAGATTGAGAGGCAGTGATAGACACACAAGCATGAAAGATGAGCCAGTAATGGAACTGATCCTTCAGAGTCGAGAAGTCTGGAGACAGGCCAACGAGTTGTCGGTTGAGGAGATTGGAGACATCGCCGAGGAGAGCGGGTCGggagctgaagaaagtgaaatCGAAGAGCAGGAACTCGATGAACAGGCTGATCAAGAGAGAATCCTTACTGACTCTGAGCTGGAAAAcgatcaagaagagcctCCAAGCGATAGTGAAACGAAAGGCATCAAGAGTGCTTCGCATATCGACATCTCCAAGCCAAGAGTCATCAAAACTGCTCCTCTTACCAACGGCACTGGCGACTATTCTGAGCAAACTGCCATTGACGCCGgtgaccttcttgacaagcaGCGTCGTAAAAAGTCCTTACGTTTCTACAcatccaaaatcaacaaggcCTCTCAAAAAGGTAACCCTGATGAGCAATTTGCCGGAGATGCCGACTTGCCATACAAGGAGAGGCTATATGAGAGGCAACAACGACTTATGGAAGAAGCACGTAAGAGAGGATTGGGTGGTAAAGACTCCATGGGTGATGATTTGGACGGAAAAGATCCTGCCAGTGGGGATGAGCGAGACATTTACGACACGAATGATGTGAACGGGGAAGACTACTACGAGAACATGAAGAATGCAAGAGACGCCAAGAAGCAGGCTAGACGCTCTGCTCATCTTGAAGCTAAAAAAGCTGCCAGGGAGGGCAAATTGGCTGATATGGCTGAAACAGCTGATGAAAATGGTAAAAGAGCTCTCAACTTCCAAATTCTCAAGAATAAGGGTCTTACGCCGAACAGGAAAAACGACAACAGAAATGCCAGggtcaaaaagagaaagaagtaCGAGACagccaagaagaagctcaagtcTGTCAGACAAGTTTACGATCAGAACAATCGTGGACCATACGAGGGAGAGAAAACAGGTATCAAAAAGGGCATGTCACGCTCTGTCAAGTTGGTTTGA
- a CDS encoding cell proliferation protein CDC123, producing the protein MTQETHVFNSIRVTCNKVNSCSYSNWHVHFKNHIPEAEVIKPLPPAFLEYLSADSIRLPTSATVERNDDNEYSDWEDDSEPSLAADPVEGFHDFHEKLKGIVDKFGKVLVKTNWSAGKDAKWILINNSLQCTSVNDIYLLLNSSDHIAHDLDRHMYDECEDKDEGPYMEPELVVKKWIFDFNPALEFRIFIKDKKFLGVSQRDPGHYIFLEEVLPKLKEALTTFQASVVAKTTFPAYDYIMDVYIPRPYNKVTIIDVNPFTRKWDSLLFTWHELLEKENDGNFELRIITETNMGHLARKDHSESQVPLEVVGAANDSQAMVELAREWSLLARQAEQT; encoded by the coding sequence ATGACTCAGGAAACCCACGTTTTTAACAGCATTCGAGTTACATGCAACAAGGTGAACCTGTGCTCGTACCTGAATTGGCATGTGCATTTTAAAAACCATATTCCCGAGGCTGAAGTAATCAAACCGCTTCCTCCTGCGTTTTTGGAGTACCTCAGTGCTGACAGTATCAGATTGCCCACCTCAGCGACCGTGGAAAGAAACGATGATAATGAGTATAGTGACTGGGAGGATGACTCAGAGCCATCTTTGGCAGCAGATCCAGTGGAGGGCTTCCACGACTTCCACGAGAAACTCAAGGGTATAGTTGATAAGTTTGGCAAGGTGCTTGTCAAGACGAACTGGTCGGCAGGGAAAGATGCAAAGTGGATCTTGATTAACAACTCTTTACAATGCACCTCAGTGAACGATATCTACTTACTTCTCAACTCCTCAGATCACATTGCCCACGATCTAGATCGCCATATGTACGATGAATGCGAAGATAAGGACGAAGGCCCTTATATGGAGCCTGAGCtcgtggtgaagaagtggatCTTCGACTTCAACCCTGCGCTCGAATTCAGGatattcatcaaagatAAAAAGTTCTTGGGTGTTTCTCAAAGAGACCCTGGTCACTATATTTTTCTCGAGGAGGTCCTTCCTAAGCTAAAAGAAGCGCTCACGACCTTTCAAGCCAGCGTTGTTGCCAAAACGACTTTCCCCGCTTATGATTATATCATGGACGTCTACATACCGAGGCCATACAACAAGGTGACGATAATCGACGTCAATCCCTTCACTAGGAAATGGGACCTGCTTTTGTTCACCTGgcatgagcttcttgagaaggaAAACGACGGTAATTTCGAGCTCCGAATCATTACAGAGACCAATATGGGCCATTTGGCTCGTAAGGACCACAGCGAGAGTCAGGTCCCCCTCGAGGTGGTAGGGGCGGCCAACGATAGCCAAGCCATGGTGGAGCTTGCCCGAGAGTGGTCTCTACTAGCAAGACAAGCTGAGCAGACGTAA
- the HIT1 gene encoding Hit1p, with protein MALGVCTVCSEQNAKYRCSKCPVVYCSLSCFKSPTHTHEQIEEATKKEVTTQKKESDTENEQSKSKSLHQKIAEDPIIQQLLRYKSLQVHIAVLLKILNDSSITNEPLAENRREIANMRLCNLRMGGSEENELVEEFVSRVIELCS; from the coding sequence ATGGCGCTTGGAGTGTGTACTGTTTGCCTGGAGCAAAATGCTAAGTACAGATGTTCCAAATGCCCAGTGGTCTATTGCTCTTTAAGTTGCTTCAAAAGCCCAACTCATACCCACGAGCAGATCGAGGAGGCAaccaagaaggaggtgactactcaaaagaaagaatcTGATACCGAAAATGAACAGTCCAAGCTGAAATCTTTACACCAGAAGATCGCCGAAGACCCCATCATCCAGCAGCTTCTACGGTACAAGTCGCTTCAAGTGCACATCGCGGTGCTCCTCAAAATTCTCAACGACTCCTCAATAACCAATGAGCCGCTAGCAGAAAACCGCAGAGAGATTGCAAACATGAGACTTTGTAACTTACGGATGGGTGGTTCAGAAGAGAATGAGCTTGTGGAAGAGTTCGTTTCTAGAGTGATTGAGCTTTGCAGTTAA
- the CGR1 gene encoding Cgr1p: MVETVELTRKNVLLPSYRGRLTEGLCYDLRNNSLLWVDIINAEAHRIFLDDENLEKRHQVLRLSEKGESIGAVLKTTDVDTVLLCHKSGVSYGNFSSGKIKSVVSYPLTDEQKRRLRSNDAHIDPFGNLWVGVMTDFPVTKVEGVQFEGILFRIDHKTLEVKVMQEKTGISNGLAFSKDARKLYWTDSPTHQVYSFDYDNETATISNKKVIINLEDAFKTYNVESQGSEPIPDGMDFTGNERFISAVFGTNSAVEYNLQGEIEKVFKLPAEQVTNVLVAGRNGDEIFFNTAHLEHEDLDAVVKIADENEVDIGGHLFKYKAKENFQPRYQDLWKGTVNV, encoded by the exons ATGGTTGAAACAGTCGAACTCACAAGAAAAAAT GTACTTTTGCCTTCTTACCGTGGTCGTCTCACTGAGGGATTGTGCTATGACTTGAGAAATAACTCTCTCCTATGGGTGGATATCATCAATGCTGAGGCACACCGTATCTTTTTGGACGATGAAAATCTAGAGAAGAGACATCAAGTATTGCGTTTGAGTGAGAAAGGTGAGTCAATTGGAGCTGTTCTCAAAACCACTGATGTGGACACCGTTTTGCTCTGTCACAAGTCAGGTGTATCTTACGGAAACTTCAGCCTGGGCAAAATCAAGCTGGTAGTGTCGTATCCATTAACCGATGAGCAAAAAAGACGCTTGCGTTCAAATGACGCTCATATCGATCCTTTCGGAAACTTGTGGGTCGGTGTCATGACCGACTTCCCCGTCACTAAGGTTGAGGGCGTGCAGTTTGAGGGTATCTTGTTTAGAATCGATCACAAAACTTTGGAAGTGAAGGTGATGCAGGAGAAGACAGGTATCTCCAACGGACTTGCTTTTAGTAAGGATGCCAGGAAGCTTTATTGGACAGACTCTCCCACGCACCAGGTGTACTCATTTGACTATGACAACGAAACTGCTACAATCTCCAACAAAAAAGTCATTATCAACCTCGAGGATGCATTCAAGACGTACAATGTGGAATCTCAAGGGAGCGAACCTATTCCCGATGGAATGGACTTCACTGGAAACGAACGTTTTATTCTGGCTGTATTTGGTACAAACTCTGCTGTGGAGTATAATCTCCAAGGGGAAATAGAAAAAGTCTTCAAGCTACCAGCAGAGCAGGTAACAAACGTGCTTGTAGCCGGAAGAAACGGAGACgagatctttttcaacaCTGCACACCTTGAACATGAGGATCTTGATGCCGTTGTCAAGATCGCTGACGAGAATGAGGTCGACATTGGCGGTCACCTATTCAAATACAAGGCGAAAGAGAACTTCCAGCCACGCTACCAGGATCTTTGGAAAGGCACTGTGAACGTTTAA